One Gammaproteobacteria bacterium DNA segment encodes these proteins:
- a CDS encoding efflux RND transporter periplasmic adaptor subunit: MGLRTGIFLALLAAVGWTIGWQVYERLDPGEAAAADQGKPERRPVPVEVADIATGTIALRRQFTGTLEARAEFVVSPKVGGRLVRLTADLGDAVKRDEVVALIDDAEHRQALAQAEADLAVARANLAEARSQLIIAERELERIEQLQQRGVSSVSQRDVAMADQLAKQAQVEVGRAQVARAEAAVETARIRLDYTRVRATWQQGDGERVVAQRYVDEGETVSENASLLRIVALHPITAVFHVTERDYALLAPGQRVDIGTDAYPGEAFPGTISRIAPVFREDTRQARVEVAVENPDLRLKPGMYARARVVLDAVDGATIVPERALAKRDGEVGVFVLAPGSDHARWRPVTPGIREAGRVQVSGEGLEGRVVTLGQQLLEDGSEVLLADAGGGPG, translated from the coding sequence ATGGGCCTGAGGACGGGCATTTTCCTCGCCCTCCTGGCCGCCGTGGGTTGGACCATCGGCTGGCAGGTCTACGAGCGCCTCGACCCGGGGGAGGCGGCAGCCGCGGACCAAGGCAAACCGGAACGACGGCCGGTGCCCGTGGAGGTGGCGGACATCGCTACGGGCACCATCGCCCTGCGCCGCCAGTTCACCGGCACCCTGGAGGCGCGGGCCGAGTTCGTGGTGTCGCCCAAGGTGGGCGGGCGGCTCGTGCGGTTGACGGCGGACCTCGGGGATGCCGTCAAGCGGGACGAGGTGGTGGCCCTCATCGATGATGCCGAACACCGCCAGGCCCTGGCCCAGGCCGAGGCGGATCTCGCCGTGGCCAGGGCCAACCTGGCGGAGGCGCGAAGCCAGCTCATCATCGCGGAGCGTGAGCTGGAGCGCATCGAGCAGCTCCAGCAGCGGGGCGTCAGTTCCGTGTCCCAGCGCGACGTGGCCATGGCCGATCAACTCGCCAAACAGGCCCAGGTGGAGGTGGGCCGCGCCCAAGTGGCGCGGGCGGAGGCGGCGGTGGAGACCGCGCGCATCCGCCTCGACTACACCCGGGTACGGGCGACCTGGCAGCAGGGCGACGGCGAGCGTGTGGTGGCCCAACGCTACGTGGACGAGGGTGAGACGGTGTCCGAGAACGCCTCCCTGCTGCGCATCGTGGCCCTCCACCCCATCACCGCGGTATTCCACGTCACGGAGCGGGACTACGCCCTCCTGGCACCCGGGCAGCGGGTGGACATCGGCACCGACGCCTATCCGGGGGAGGCCTTCCCGGGGACCATCTCCCGTATCGCCCCGGTGTTCCGGGAGGATACCCGCCAGGCCCGGGTGGAGGTGGCGGTGGAGAATCCGGATCTGCGCCTCAAACCCGGCATGTACGCCCGCGCCCGGGTGGTGCTGGACGCCGTTGACGGTGCCACCATCGTGCCCGAGCGGGCCCTGGCCAAGCGCGATGGCGAGGTGGGCGTGTTCGTGCTGGCCCCGGGCAGCGACCACGCGCGCTGGCGCCCCGTCACCCCGGGCATTCGCGAGGCCGGCCGCGTGCAGGTGAGCGGCGAAGGCCTCGAGGGTCGGGTGGTGACCCTCGGCCAGCAGTTGTTGGAGGACGGCTCCGAGGTGCTGCTGGCGGACGCCGGCGGAGGCCCGGGATGA
- a CDS encoding efflux RND transporter permease subunit: MNLARASVCRPVFTAMVTLMVVVLGSMALTRLQIDLLPSIELPTLTVRTQFDGADPIVMERLVTQIVEEVVATVPGVEEMVSQSYEGNSSVRVNFGWGTDIDTAAVDVRATLEDEISELPDDVVGPRVSKFDVDSFPVVLLGVSSWLEPVELTQLVEDQLRYRFARLPGVAQVDPWGGFNREVRVELDPARVNALGLPLNDITEALRDANLDLPAGKIEEGQHEVTLRAPAEFRDLDQIRDTVISRRDGVTVTLGQIATVQDTYEKLSRIIRVNGERGLRLAIRKQPGANTVEVAQAVLAEAEEINRAFPQVRVVPVINQGNFIERAIANVARTLLYGGVLAVLVLLFFLRDLRSTLVISLAIPISLIATFALLFFGGFTLNLMSLGGLALGVGMMVDSSVVVLENIFRHHRADGATAATAAVEGTGEVASAVVAGTLTTLVIFLPLVFVRGVSGVLFKELAYVIMFSLACALLVALSLVPMLASRLLASPQPPGAGGGPDRLAAGIGRGLEALEKGYGAFLETVLGWRWTTLLVAFGIFGATLLLAPLLGSEFMPPSDEGEVRVTGEMDVGTRLELVDHQARLMEQLIYDAVPEAESSVVSVTASGTRGSTKARAEVRLSLVPARERERSNTAIAADLRERLEGRIPGMKIRTRAPQGQFLLERLLRTDEGVTVEVRGFDLDTLDLLAHQVVDNIEDVPGITDVEFSREAGIPQQEIEVDRGKVADLGLAVRDVAEAIQIAVAGSKAGEYRVAGNSYRILVQLEDAEQRSLDEILDLTLRTPDGQQVAVRNLVTTKTGRGPVTIGRKDQQRKITVIGNVAGRDLGSVAADVQQRLERIARPVGYDLNIEGNFEEQQKAFDEMVVSLVLALVLVYMVLASQYESFGDPLIVMFTVPLAAIGVILTLFLTDTTLNLQSGIGCIMLAGIVVNNAILLVDQAGRLRRGGMATNEAVAEAGRRRLRPVLMTSLTTILALMPLALGIGEGTDAQAPLARVVVGGLASSALITLAVIPVVYSLFHRGGRRRPAGDAVPA, encoded by the coding sequence ATGAACCTGGCCCGCGCCAGCGTGTGTCGCCCGGTGTTCACCGCCATGGTGACCCTGATGGTGGTGGTGCTGGGCTCCATGGCCCTCACCCGCCTGCAGATCGACCTCCTACCCAGCATCGAGCTCCCCACCCTCACGGTGCGCACCCAGTTCGACGGCGCCGACCCCATCGTGATGGAACGCCTGGTGACCCAGATCGTGGAGGAGGTGGTCGCCACCGTGCCCGGCGTGGAGGAGATGGTGTCCCAGTCCTACGAGGGCAACAGCAGCGTGCGGGTGAACTTCGGCTGGGGCACCGACATCGACACCGCGGCGGTGGACGTGCGCGCCACCCTCGAGGACGAGATCAGCGAGCTGCCCGACGACGTGGTGGGGCCGCGGGTCTCCAAGTTCGACGTGGACAGCTTTCCGGTGGTGCTGCTGGGGGTCTCCAGCTGGCTGGAACCGGTGGAGTTGACCCAGCTGGTGGAGGACCAGCTACGCTACCGCTTCGCCCGCCTGCCGGGGGTGGCACAGGTGGATCCCTGGGGCGGCTTCAACCGCGAGGTGCGGGTGGAGCTGGACCCGGCCCGGGTAAACGCCCTGGGGCTGCCCCTCAACGACATCACCGAGGCCCTGCGCGATGCCAACCTCGACCTGCCGGCGGGCAAGATCGAGGAGGGCCAGCACGAGGTCACCCTGCGCGCCCCCGCCGAGTTCCGGGACCTGGACCAGATCCGCGATACGGTCATCAGCCGCCGCGACGGCGTCACCGTCACCCTGGGCCAGATCGCCACGGTGCAGGACACCTACGAGAAGCTCTCCCGCATCATCCGCGTCAACGGCGAGCGCGGCCTGCGCCTGGCCATCCGCAAGCAGCCCGGGGCCAACACCGTGGAGGTGGCCCAGGCGGTGCTGGCCGAGGCCGAGGAAATCAACCGCGCCTTTCCCCAGGTGCGGGTGGTGCCGGTGATCAACCAGGGCAACTTCATCGAGCGGGCCATCGCCAACGTGGCCCGCACCCTGCTCTACGGCGGCGTGCTGGCGGTGCTGGTGCTGCTGTTCTTCCTGCGGGACCTGCGCAGCACCCTGGTGATCTCCCTGGCCATCCCCATCTCCCTCATCGCCACCTTCGCCCTGCTGTTCTTCGGCGGCTTTACCCTGAACCTCATGTCCCTGGGGGGCCTCGCCCTGGGAGTGGGCATGATGGTGGACAGCTCCGTGGTGGTACTGGAGAACATCTTCCGCCACCACCGCGCCGACGGTGCCACGGCGGCCACCGCCGCGGTGGAGGGCACCGGCGAGGTGGCCTCGGCGGTGGTGGCCGGCACCCTCACGACCCTGGTGATCTTCCTGCCCCTGGTGTTCGTGCGCGGGGTCTCCGGGGTGCTGTTCAAGGAGCTGGCTTACGTCATCATGTTCTCCCTGGCCTGCGCCCTGCTGGTGGCCCTGTCCCTGGTGCCCATGCTGGCATCGAGGCTACTGGCGAGCCCGCAGCCGCCCGGGGCCGGCGGCGGCCCGGACCGCCTGGCGGCCGGCATCGGTCGCGGCCTGGAGGCCCTGGAAAAAGGTTACGGGGCATTCCTCGAGACCGTGCTGGGATGGCGCTGGACCACCCTGCTGGTGGCCTTCGGCATCTTCGGTGCCACCCTGCTGCTGGCGCCCCTGCTGGGCAGTGAGTTCATGCCCCCCAGCGACGAGGGCGAGGTGCGGGTGACCGGCGAGATGGACGTGGGCACCCGCCTCGAACTCGTCGACCACCAGGCCCGGCTCATGGAGCAGCTCATCTACGACGCCGTGCCCGAGGCCGAGTCCTCGGTGGTGAGTGTCACCGCCTCCGGCACCCGGGGCAGCACCAAGGCCCGGGCCGAGGTGCGCCTGTCCCTGGTGCCCGCCCGGGAGCGTGAGCGCTCCAACACCGCCATCGCCGCGGATCTGCGGGAACGCCTGGAAGGCCGCATCCCGGGCATGAAGATCCGCACCCGCGCGCCCCAGGGCCAGTTCCTGCTGGAACGCCTGCTGCGCACCGACGAGGGTGTCACCGTGGAGGTGCGGGGCTTCGACCTCGACACCCTGGACCTGCTGGCCCACCAGGTGGTGGATAACATCGAGGACGTCCCCGGCATCACCGACGTGGAGTTCAGCCGCGAGGCCGGCATCCCCCAGCAGGAGATCGAGGTGGACCGGGGCAAGGTGGCAGATCTCGGCCTGGCGGTGCGGGACGTGGCCGAGGCCATACAGATCGCCGTGGCGGGGTCCAAGGCGGGGGAGTACCGCGTGGCGGGCAATTCCTACCGCATCCTGGTGCAGCTCGAGGACGCCGAGCAGCGTTCCCTGGACGAGATCCTGGACCTCACCCTGCGCACCCCCGATGGCCAGCAGGTGGCCGTACGCAACCTGGTGACCACGAAGACCGGCCGCGGGCCGGTGACCATCGGGCGCAAGGACCAGCAGCGCAAGATCACCGTCATCGGCAACGTCGCCGGGCGGGATCTCGGCTCGGTGGCCGCGGACGTGCAGCAGCGCCTGGAGCGCATCGCCCGCCCCGTGGGCTATGACCTCAACATCGAGGGCAACTTCGAGGAGCAGCAGAAGGCCTTCGACGAGATGGTGGTGTCCCTGGTGCTGGCCCTGGTGCTGGTCTACATGGTGCTGGCCTCCCAGTACGAGTCCTTCGGCGACCCCCTCATCGTCATGTTCACGGTGCCCCTGGCGGCCATCGGCGTCATCCTGACGCTGTTCCTCACCGACACCACCCTCAATCTGCAGTCCGGCATCGGCTGCATCATGCTGGCGGGCATCGTGGTGAACAACGCCATCCTGCTGGTGGACCAGGCCGGCCGCCTGCGCCGCGGCGGCATGGCCACCAACGAGGCGGTGGCCGAGGCCGGCCGGCGCCGCCTGCGCCCCGTGCTCATGACCAGCCTCACCACCATCCTCGCCCTCATGCCCCTGGCCCTGGGGATCGGTGAGGGCACCGACGCCCAGGCCCCCCTGGCCCGCGTGGTGGTGGGCGGCCTCGCCTCCTCCGCCCTCATCACCCTGGCGGTGATCCCCGTGGTCTACTCCCTGTTCCACCGCGGCGGGCGCCGCCGCCCGGCCGGGGATGCGGTGCCGGCGTAG
- a CDS encoding type II toxin-antitoxin system RelE/ParE family toxin gives MVIWSDPAKADLRAIHDFIAHDSAHYARKVTQDIVIRTDGLDELPRWGKMVPELGSETIRELSLYSYRILYEIKAPDIVVLAVIHKRRDLQPEMIER, from the coding sequence ATGGTGATCTGGTCGGACCCGGCCAAAGCTGACCTGCGCGCTATTCACGACTTCATCGCCCACGACTCGGCGCACTACGCCAGGAAGGTCACCCAGGATATCGTGATCAGAACCGATGGGCTTGATGAACTGCCACGCTGGGGGAAGATGGTGCCGGAACTCGGCAGTGAGACCATCCGCGAGTTGTCGCTTTACTCCTATCGCATCCTCTACGAAATCAAGGCACCGGACATCGTCGTGCTGGCCGTGATCCACAAAAGAAGAGATTTGCAGCCGGAGATGATTGAACGCTAA
- a CDS encoding Fic family protein, whose protein sequence is MKIPLTPPKFEILMQQVGAQRFTELFGMSPTHEGLYLHWDELRHRNPPEGLSHEEWWAGLKMARRGMEKPLPLVDKYDHPMVFVMPDAVLEALHEIDRHAAGEIAMERQVVSGEDRDRYLVSSLMEEAITSSQLEGASTTGEEARNMLRSGRKPRDRSERMIVNNYLVMEEIRQIRNEPFTPARILELHRMATGDTLDDPAAAGRFRRADERIVVTDPTGTAVLHEPPAAASLGARLERLCAFANREYDQEPFVHPVIRAILVHFMLGYDHPFVDGNGRTARALFYWSMVRSGYWLMEYLSISRLLVQAPARYARAYLHTETDDNDATYFVLYHLRIIQKAIDGLHEYLNRKIREQQSAENLLRHAPRLADRFNHRQMALLSHALRHAGHGYTVKSHQRSHRVTTQTARTDLQKLAELGLLDQGKRGRAFVFHAPADLGNRIKAPGGP, encoded by the coding sequence ATGAAGATACCCCTGACACCGCCGAAATTCGAAATACTGATGCAGCAGGTCGGTGCGCAGCGCTTCACGGAACTATTCGGTATGTCGCCCACCCACGAGGGGCTTTATCTGCATTGGGATGAACTGCGTCACCGTAATCCGCCGGAGGGACTCAGCCACGAAGAGTGGTGGGCCGGCCTCAAGATGGCCCGCCGCGGCATGGAGAAACCCCTTCCGCTAGTAGACAAATATGACCACCCGATGGTCTTCGTCATGCCCGATGCGGTACTCGAGGCCTTGCACGAGATCGACCGGCACGCGGCCGGCGAGATCGCCATGGAACGGCAGGTCGTGTCCGGAGAAGATCGCGATCGCTATCTGGTCAGTTCGCTGATGGAAGAGGCCATCACTTCGAGCCAGCTCGAGGGGGCGTCCACTACCGGGGAAGAAGCGCGGAACATGCTGCGCAGTGGACGCAAGCCTCGGGATCGCAGCGAACGGATGATCGTGAACAACTACCTGGTGATGGAGGAGATCCGGCAGATCAGGAACGAGCCGTTCACGCCCGCCCGTATCCTGGAACTACACCGCATGGCCACCGGCGACACCCTGGATGACCCCGCTGCCGCCGGTCGCTTCCGCCGTGCCGACGAGCGCATCGTCGTCACGGATCCCACCGGGACAGCGGTACTTCACGAACCGCCCGCAGCCGCCAGCCTGGGGGCGCGCCTGGAGCGCCTCTGTGCCTTCGCCAACCGGGAATATGACCAAGAACCTTTTGTGCACCCCGTCATTCGAGCCATCCTGGTACATTTCATGCTCGGCTACGATCACCCCTTCGTCGACGGTAACGGCCGTACGGCTCGCGCCCTGTTCTACTGGAGTATGGTGCGGTCGGGATACTGGCTGATGGAGTACCTGTCCATCTCGCGCCTGCTGGTGCAGGCCCCGGCCCGGTATGCCCGAGCCTACCTGCACACCGAAACCGACGATAACGATGCGACCTACTTCGTGCTCTACCATCTGCGGATCATTCAGAAGGCCATCGATGGGCTGCACGAGTATCTCAACCGGAAGATCCGCGAACAGCAGAGCGCCGAAAACCTCCTCCGCCATGCGCCTCGTCTGGCCGACCGATTCAACCATCGTCAGATGGCGTTGCTGAGTCATGCCCTGCGCCATGCCGGCCATGGTTATACGGTCAAGAGTCATCAACGTTCTCATCGTGTCACGACCCAGACTGCACGTACCGACCTGCAGAAACTGGCTGAACTCGGGTTGCTGGATCAGGGAAAGCGGGGGCGGGCCTTCGTTTTTCATGCCCCCGCCGATCTGGGCAATCGCATCAAGGCGCCGGGCGGCCCATGA